A single region of the Hyphomicrobiales bacterium genome encodes:
- the regB gene encoding Sensor histidine kinase RegB, which yields MAVNDTATIRRTAQHLRVDTLVRLRSLAVVGQSAAVVGVHFGLGFPFPFAFCFVAIAVSAWLNFALRIRYPISHRLSENAGSLLLGYDILQLSALLYLTGGLENPFAMLLLAPVMISATALQPWRTLALGFMAMVCVTILAFYHLPLPWNPGETLHLPFLYVAGIWCAILLGLAFTGVYAWRVAEEARQLADALAATEFVLAREQHLSQLDGLAAAAAHELGTPLATIALVAKELDKLAPKDGPMAEDITLLREQVARCRKILGTLTSLGTGEAGPLERLTLRDLIEEVANPQRSFSTPLTLNASGEGAQPICRRSPGLLYGLGNLVDNAVDFATSGVVIDASWTKDTISVVVRDDGPGFAPEVLLRLGDPYVTTRGSDRRGGGEPGDGLGLGLFIAKTLIERSGATIEFSNAAAPDRGAIVTVTWPRGVFERDIDPLPEVGRWR from the coding sequence ATGGCCGTTAACGATACAGCAACCATACGGCGCACAGCCCAGCATCTGAGGGTGGATACCCTCGTCCGTCTGCGCTCCCTGGCTGTCGTGGGGCAGAGCGCCGCCGTTGTCGGCGTGCATTTCGGTCTGGGCTTTCCCTTTCCCTTCGCGTTCTGCTTCGTCGCCATCGCGGTGTCAGCCTGGCTGAACTTCGCGCTCCGTATCCGCTACCCGATCAGCCACAGGTTGAGCGAAAACGCCGGCTCCCTGCTGCTGGGCTACGATATCCTGCAGCTATCCGCTCTGCTCTACCTCACGGGCGGCCTGGAGAATCCCTTCGCGATGCTTCTGCTGGCGCCGGTGATGATCTCGGCGACGGCCCTGCAGCCCTGGCGAACGCTGGCGCTCGGCTTCATGGCCATGGTCTGCGTCACGATTCTGGCCTTCTACCACCTGCCATTGCCCTGGAATCCCGGCGAGACGCTGCACCTGCCCTTCCTGTATGTGGCCGGCATCTGGTGTGCCATTCTGCTCGGCCTGGCCTTCACCGGTGTCTATGCCTGGCGCGTCGCGGAGGAGGCACGGCAGCTTGCCGACGCGCTGGCCGCGACCGAGTTCGTGCTCGCCCGTGAGCAGCACCTGTCGCAGCTCGATGGCCTCGCCGCTGCTGCCGCCCACGAACTCGGCACACCGCTCGCCACCATTGCGCTGGTGGCCAAGGAGCTCGACAAGCTCGCGCCGAAGGACGGCCCCATGGCCGAGGACATCACGCTGCTGCGCGAGCAGGTCGCGCGCTGCCGCAAGATCCTCGGCACGCTGACCTCGCTAGGCACCGGCGAGGCCGGGCCGCTCGAACGCCTGACGCTGCGCGATCTCATCGAGGAAGTGGCGAACCCTCAGCGCTCCTTCAGTACGCCACTCACTCTTAATGCGAGCGGTGAGGGCGCACAGCCCATCTGCCGCCGCAGTCCCGGCCTCCTCTATGGGCTCGGCAATCTCGTCGACAACGCGGTTGATTTCGCGACCTCCGGCGTCGTCATTGACGCATCCTGGACGAAGGACACGATTAGCGTTGTGGTTCGCGACGACGGACCGGGTTTTGCGCCGGAGGTGCTGCTGCGCCTGGGCGATCCCTATGTCACCACGCGGGGCTCCGACCGCCGGGGCGGTGGTGAACCCGGTGACGGCCTTGGCCTTGGTCTTTTCATCGCAAAGACCTTGATCGAGCGCTCCGGGGCGACGATCGAATTCAGCAATGCGGCCGCGCCGGACAGGGGCGCCATCGTCACCGTGACATGGCCGCGCGGTGTCTTCGAGCGGGATATCGATCCGCTTCCCGAGGTCGGCCGATGGCGATGA
- the actR gene encoding Acid tolerance regulatory protein ActR, whose product MVDSEQTEIEGDNSLLIVDDDRPFLTRLARAMETRGYGVRVAESVAEGLAAIDEAAPAFAVIDMRLSDGNGLDVVTRLKERRPDARCIVLTGYGNIATAVTAVKLGAFDYLAKPADADEIHAALMAQQGERAQLPENPMSADRVRWEHIQRVYELCSRNVSETARRLNMHRRTLQRILAKRAPR is encoded by the coding sequence ATGGTAGACTCCGAGCAAACAGAGATCGAAGGCGACAACAGTCTTCTGATCGTCGACGATGACCGGCCTTTCCTGACACGGCTGGCGCGGGCCATGGAAACCCGTGGCTATGGCGTACGCGTTGCCGAGAGTGTCGCTGAAGGGCTCGCGGCCATCGATGAGGCGGCTCCGGCTTTCGCCGTCATCGATATGCGCCTCAGCGACGGGAATGGCCTCGATGTCGTCACCCGCCTGAAGGAGCGCCGCCCCGACGCGCGCTGCATCGTGCTCACCGGCTATGGCAATATTGCGACTGCGGTGACCGCCGTGAAGCTTGGTGCCTTCGACTATCTGGCGAAGCCGGCTGACGCCGACGAGATTCACGCCGCCCTCATGGCGCAGCAGGGCGAGCGCGCCCAGTTGCCCGAAAACCCGATGTCGGCGGACCGGGTGCGCTGGGAGCATATCCAGCGCGTGTACGAACTCTGCAGCCGCAATGTGTCGGAAACCGCCCGGCGGTTGAACATGCATCGCCGCACCCTGCAGCGCATCCTCGCGAAGCGCGCCCCGCGCTAG
- a CDS encoding conserved hypothetical protein (Evidence 4 : Unknown function but conserved in other organisms): MSDDTVSIHHHWRIKTLALRLTDGRQSPTALKIQRGVCRLMAGLGQVSVTELTLASGRRADVVALSPAGEITIVEVKSSLADFRADTKWRDYHAFSDYLLFAVADDFPIEVLPEDAGLIVADAYGAAILRKPERTPLAAARRKAVTIRFAQAAAARLHSLTDPDGAPSALL, translated from the coding sequence ATGAGTGACGATACGGTCAGCATCCATCATCACTGGCGCATCAAAACGCTGGCGCTGCGGCTCACCGATGGCCGCCAGTCCCCAACCGCTCTGAAGATCCAGCGCGGCGTTTGCCGGCTGATGGCAGGCCTCGGCCAGGTTTCGGTGACGGAGCTGACCTTGGCCTCCGGACGCCGCGCCGACGTCGTCGCGCTCAGCCCCGCCGGTGAAATCACCATTGTCGAGGTGAAATCGAGCCTCGCCGATTTCCGGGCGGACACGAAATGGCGGGACTACCACGCCTTCAGTGACTACCTGCTCTTCGCCGTCGCGGACGATTTCCCGATCGAAGTGCTGCCCGAGGACGCCGGACTGATCGTCGCCGACGCCTATGGCGCTGCCATCCTCCGCAAGCCGGAGCGGACGCCGCTGGCAGCGGCACGGCGCAAGGCGGTTACAATCCGTTTCGCCCAAGCGGCGGCAGCGCGCTTGCACAGCCTGACGGATCCGGATGGTGCGCCAAGCGCCTTGCTTTGA
- a CDS encoding Threonine/homoserine/homoserine lactone efflux protein: MEIGFLGDVLLDTHNWIGLKAWAAFVAASAVVLLIPGPTILLVVSYALGQGRQAAMPLVLGVTVGDTIAVIASLAGLGAILAASALVFTIVKWLGAAYLVYLGIKLWRADPTLQSAASPARARPMAMFSHAALVTALNPKSIVFFVAFLPQFLDQSRPLLPQMIILAATFVTLAFFNAAGYAVLASSARRLVSRPGVLKAVNRTGGSLLVGAGIATVTWRS; this comes from the coding sequence ATGGAGATTGGTTTTCTGGGAGATGTCCTCCTTGATACGCATAACTGGATCGGTTTGAAGGCATGGGCGGCGTTCGTGGCGGCTTCGGCGGTCGTCCTGTTGATTCCCGGTCCGACGATCCTGCTTGTCGTATCCTATGCCCTCGGCCAGGGCCGGCAGGCCGCGATGCCCCTCGTGCTCGGTGTTACGGTCGGCGATACGATCGCCGTGATTGCATCCCTGGCGGGCCTCGGAGCCATCCTCGCCGCATCCGCTCTTGTCTTCACGATCGTGAAATGGCTCGGCGCGGCGTATCTCGTGTATCTCGGCATCAAGCTGTGGCGCGCCGATCCGACCCTGCAGAGCGCCGCTTCTCCCGCAAGGGCGCGCCCCATGGCCATGTTCTCGCATGCGGCGCTGGTCACGGCGCTGAACCCGAAGAGTATCGTCTTCTTCGTGGCGTTTCTCCCACAGTTCCTCGATCAGAGCCGCCCGCTCCTGCCGCAGATGATCATTCTGGCCGCGACCTTTGTCACGCTGGCGTTTTTCAACGCGGCCGGCTACGCCGTGCTCGCCTCCTCGGCCCGGCGCCTCGTCAGCCGCCCCGGCGTGCTGAAAGCCGTGAACCGCACCGGCGGCAGCCTCCTCGTGGGCGCCGGCATAGCGACGGTTACATGGCGATCGTGA
- a CDS encoding Fucose permease, translating to MLRVESPGLRRDRMATAVLFLVNGAVFGAWATHIPVVKTVHDLSPSLLGLALLALAAGALLAMPACGAALARFGARRVLGVTGLAFSALLALLPVMPQAAGLFAALFLFGASGGAMDVAMNAHGTAVEHQFGRPILSSLHGMWSLGGLMGAGLGGLSLAFLPAAVEAAALAIVFAAIVLTAVRYIQPQMVTATSDDPKLALPDRATLAIGAVVMLAFMAEGALLDWSAVYLRETLDVPASSAGLGFAVFSGAMAASRFLGDSIRRRIGPVMLVAGGAFVAAVSLGLGIALNHPLVAVLAFGIAGLGLANVAPVGFSTASARSVVNPAQAVAAVATLGYGGVLIGPVMLGFVAEATSLSGALSLTVGLCLLIVCGARVMRNKRFRPGTDQ from the coding sequence ATGTTGCGCGTCGAATCGCCTGGCTTGCGCCGGGACCGCATGGCCACCGCGGTGCTGTTCCTGGTCAATGGTGCCGTGTTCGGTGCCTGGGCGACCCATATCCCCGTCGTGAAGACGGTTCATGATCTGTCGCCGTCCCTGCTGGGCCTCGCGCTTCTGGCCTTGGCGGCCGGCGCACTCCTAGCCATGCCCGCCTGCGGCGCGGCTCTGGCGCGCTTCGGCGCAAGGCGGGTGCTCGGCGTCACGGGGCTCGCTTTCAGCGCCCTCCTCGCGCTCCTGCCGGTCATGCCCCAGGCGGCCGGGCTGTTCGCTGCGCTTTTTCTGTTTGGTGCCTCCGGCGGTGCCATGGATGTTGCCATGAACGCCCACGGCACGGCCGTGGAACACCAGTTCGGCCGGCCCATCCTGTCCTCCCTTCACGGCATGTGGAGCCTCGGCGGGCTGATGGGCGCGGGGCTGGGGGGCCTCAGCCTCGCCTTCCTGCCGGCTGCGGTCGAAGCGGCGGCTCTCGCGATCGTCTTCGCGGCCATAGTTCTCACAGCCGTCCGTTACATCCAGCCGCAGATGGTCACCGCGACCAGCGATGACCCGAAGCTGGCGCTGCCGGACAGGGCGACCCTTGCGATCGGCGCCGTGGTCATGCTCGCCTTCATGGCCGAAGGCGCGTTGCTCGACTGGAGCGCCGTGTATCTCCGCGAGACACTTGATGTGCCGGCGAGCTCCGCCGGGCTCGGCTTCGCCGTTTTTTCCGGCGCAATGGCGGCCTCGCGCTTTCTCGGCGACAGCATCCGCAGGCGTATCGGCCCTGTGATGCTGGTCGCCGGCGGCGCCTTTGTGGCCGCCGTGAGCCTTGGACTTGGGATCGCCTTGAACCACCCGCTGGTGGCTGTTCTGGCGTTCGGCATCGCGGGCCTTGGGCTTGCCAATGTGGCGCCGGTCGGCTTCAGCACCGCGAGTGCTCGCAGCGTCGTCAACCCCGCGCAGGCGGTGGCGGCGGTGGCGACGCTGGGCTACGGCGGAGTTCTGATCGGGCCGGTTATGCTCGGCTTCGTCGCCGAGGCGACCTCGCTGTCGGGCGCGCTGAGCTTGACGGTCGGCCTTTGCCTTCTCATTGTTTGCGGTGCGCGCGTCATGCGCAACAAGCGATTCAGGCCGGGAACCGACCAGTGA
- the nicS gene encoding HTH-type transcriptional repressor NicS, producing MTSDRGAAAPRRRGYTGTSRDPDRTSQAILMAATREFADKGIGGARVDAVAERAGVNKRMIYHYFGDKQRLYMAVLEEAYASIRSAEAALELETADPEDGIRRLTAFTWQYFLDNPEFLSLLATENLHKAENLRESAKVLSLHSPFIEKLRELLDKGAAQGRFLPGLDPVDVYISIASLAAFYLSNRHTLSTIFARDLAAPERLAHWGEHIVHVVLSSLRIVK from the coding sequence ATGACGAGTGACAGGGGGGCGGCAGCGCCGCGCCGCCGGGGCTATACGGGCACTTCGCGCGACCCGGACCGCACGAGCCAGGCCATTCTCATGGCCGCGACGCGGGAATTCGCGGACAAGGGAATTGGCGGCGCGCGTGTCGACGCGGTGGCGGAGCGCGCTGGCGTCAACAAGCGCATGATCTACCACTATTTCGGCGACAAGCAGCGCCTCTACATGGCCGTTCTGGAAGAGGCCTATGCCTCGATCCGTTCCGCCGAGGCCGCGCTTGAGCTGGAAACGGCGGACCCGGAGGACGGCATCCGCCGGCTCACGGCCTTCACGTGGCAATATTTTCTGGACAACCCGGAATTCCTGAGCCTCCTCGCCACGGAAAATCTGCACAAGGCCGAGAATCTCCGGGAATCGGCGAAGGTGCTGAGCCTGCATTCGCCCTTCATCGAAAAACTGCGCGAGCTTCTCGACAAGGGGGCGGCGCAGGGACGCTTTCTGCCGGGCCTTGATCCGGTCGATGTCTATATCAGCATCGCCTCGCTCGCGGCCTTCTACCTGTCCAACCGCCACACGCTCTCGACGATTTTTGCCCGCGATCTCGCGGCGCCGGAGCGCCTTGCCCATTGGGGCGAGCACATCGTCCACGTGGTCCTCTCATCACTCCGTATCGTGAAATGA
- a CDS encoding hypothetical protein (Evidence 5 : Unknown function), producing MSFSGKFSYQKTFRITFSNVGKSPVDLGKTCLILTGEDGRHYGVDTIEDTISKGIVEPGKSANGFAVFQSRDDDIFKQNKVSITDACK from the coding sequence ATGAGCTTCTCGGGCAAGTTCTCTTACCAAAAGACCTTTCGGATAACGTTTTCGAACGTTGGAAAATCACCCGTTGATCTTGGAAAGACCTGCCTTATCCTGACAGGTGAGGATGGCCGACACTATGGCGTCGACACGATCGAGGATACGATTTCAAAAGGGATTGTTGAGCCTGGAAAATCGGCAAATGGATTCGCCGTATTTCAAAGCAGAGACGACGATATTTTCAAACAGAATAAAGTTTCAATAACCGATGCATGTAAATAA
- a CDS encoding TetR family transcriptional regulator → MSLEWAGGVKPRAKTAQAEIAQAETVRAKTVRAKTAQAEIAQPPRTRDPEATRAKILAAATFEFAASGFAGASIDAIANRSQANRRMIYHYFGSKRGLWLAVLEAAYERARVAEVKLDLGRLAPEEAMRRLVTFTFDAFVGDRVFINLLNSENLHQARHLKTSSRVKEMHSPLIGMISEILDRGVAAGLFRAGIDPAQLWISIAGLSYFYFSNIHTLSVILDRNFPGKMEIGARRAHIAELILASLRT, encoded by the coding sequence ATGTCGCTTGAATGGGCGGGGGGCGTGAAGCCTCGGGCCAAGACCGCCCAAGCCGAGATTGCACAAGCCGAGACTGTCCGAGCTAAAACCGTCCGAGCCAAGACTGCGCAGGCCGAGATTGCGCAGCCACCGCGCACGCGTGACCCCGAGGCGACGCGTGCCAAGATCCTCGCCGCCGCAACGTTCGAATTCGCGGCCAGCGGCTTCGCCGGCGCCTCCATCGACGCCATCGCGAACCGATCGCAGGCCAACCGACGGATGATCTATCACTATTTCGGCTCGAAGCGCGGCCTATGGCTCGCCGTTCTCGAGGCCGCCTACGAGCGCGCGCGCGTGGCAGAGGTCAAGCTCGATCTGGGCCGCCTTGCGCCGGAGGAGGCCATGCGGCGCCTCGTCACCTTCACCTTCGACGCCTTTGTCGGTGACCGGGTCTTCATCAACCTGCTCAACAGCGAAAACCTGCACCAAGCCCGGCATCTCAAGACGTCATCGCGGGTGAAGGAGATGCATTCGCCGTTGATCGGAATGATCAGCGAAATCCTGGACCGGGGTGTCGCGGCGGGACTGTTTCGCGCGGGCATCGACCCTGCCCAGCTCTGGATCTCGATTGCCGGGCTTTCCTACTTCTACTTCTCCAACATTCACACTCTGTCCGTGATTCTCGACCGCAACTTCCCCGGCAAGATGGAGATCGGCGCGCGACGCGCCCACATCGCCGAATTGATCCTCGCCTCGCTCAGGACCTGA
- a CDS encoding conserved hypothetical protein (Evidence 4 : Unknown function but conserved in other organisms) has product MGLRVTIDEIALFERPMTFRLPFRFGAVTVTEAPQAFVRVRLTGEDGLSATGVAAEMMMPKWFDKNPAKSPADTIADLRLSLAIAAGLYRDGASRPETAFGHHARVYSRQIAATAEQGLPPLAGAYGPALIDKAIVDGVLKLTGLDLAAGLRANVIGIDSRLTNDLAQEDIDAFLRGVAPQPRVRLRHTIGFVDSLDSLADEIAHTRPRYFKIKLSGDVAADCARLRALTVALETLVPDFATSLDANEQYDQKRLAELIAALGKDHILSRLRFRLLYIEQPLDRAATFVTPVTGAGDIPFIIDEADGSYDAFPKAAALGYRGVSSKACKGLYKSLINAARVAAWNRRDGVPEHWFVTGEDLTCQAGLGVQQDTALVACLGIGHVERNGHHYVDGFGAAPAAEAAGFAAAMPGFYERQGDTWVLAVGTGELPTAPLLTPGFASGAMPDWASLAQIKDHAHVA; this is encoded by the coding sequence ATGGGCCTCCGCGTCACCATCGACGAGATCGCGCTTTTCGAACGCCCGATGACGTTCCGCCTGCCGTTCCGCTTCGGCGCGGTGACGGTGACGGAAGCCCCGCAGGCTTTTGTCCGGGTGCGGCTGACCGGCGAGGACGGCTTGAGCGCCACCGGCGTCGCCGCCGAGATGATGATGCCGAAATGGTTCGACAAGAACCCTGCCAAGAGCCCCGCGGACACCATTGCCGACCTGAGATTGAGCCTCGCGATCGCGGCCGGCCTCTATCGCGATGGCGCAAGCCGGCCCGAGACCGCCTTCGGCCACCATGCCAGGGTCTATTCCCGGCAGATCGCGGCCACGGCCGAGCAAGGCCTCCCCCCGCTCGCGGGCGCCTATGGCCCGGCGCTCATCGACAAGGCCATCGTCGACGGCGTGCTGAAGCTCACCGGGCTCGATCTCGCCGCCGGACTCCGCGCCAATGTGATTGGCATTGATAGCCGGCTTACTAATGATTTGGCGCAGGAGGATATCGACGCTTTCCTTCGTGGCGTCGCGCCGCAGCCGCGTGTCCGTCTCCGCCACACCATTGGCTTCGTCGACTCGCTGGATTCGCTGGCCGACGAAATCGCCCATACGAGACCTCGCTATTTCAAGATCAAGCTGAGCGGCGACGTCGCGGCGGATTGCGCGCGGCTTCGCGCCCTGACGGTCGCTCTCGAGACGCTGGTGCCTGACTTTGCCACGAGCCTCGACGCCAATGAACAATATGATCAGAAGCGCCTCGCCGAATTGATCGCGGCCTTGGGAAAAGACCACATTCTTAGCCGGCTTAGGTTTAGGCTTCTGTATATCGAGCAACCTCTCGACCGCGCCGCCACTTTCGTGACGCCGGTCACGGGCGCGGGTGATATTCCCTTCATCATCGACGAAGCCGATGGCAGCTATGATGCCTTCCCCAAAGCGGCGGCGCTCGGCTATCGCGGCGTTTCATCGAAGGCCTGCAAGGGCCTCTACAAGTCGCTGATCAACGCCGCACGGGTGGCAGCCTGGAATCGGCGCGACGGCGTGCCCGAACACTGGTTCGTCACCGGGGAAGACCTCACCTGCCAGGCCGGGCTCGGCGTGCAGCAGGATACGGCGCTGGTCGCTTGCCTCGGCATCGGCCATGTGGAGCGCAACGGCCACCACTATGTCGACGGCTTCGGCGCGGCGCCTGCCGCGGAGGCCGCCGGTTTCGCCGCGGCGATGCCCGGCTTCTACGAGCGCCAGGGCGATACCTGGGTGCTGGCCGTCGGCACGGGGGAACTCCCGACCGCCCCCCTTCTCACACCGGGCTTCGCCAGTGGCGCAATGCCAGACTGGGCGAGTCTCGCACAGATCAAGGATCACGCGCATGTCGCTTGA
- a CDS encoding NitT/TauT family transport system ATP-binding protein, protein MSLSLRVVNGMDKPKTKRRLIEVRGLKKTYRTRDGDVPSLKPIDLDIHDGEFVAVVGPSGCGKSTLLKLVAGLIPPTAGEILIEGKAVTEPPDDVGIVFQSPVLLAWRSVLRNVMMPVEVRKLDRASHLERARKLLKTAGLEGFENKYPWQLSGGMQQRTSICRALVHDPKIVLMDEPFGALDALTRERMNLELQRIHQETRKTILLITHSIPEAVFLADRVVVMSERPGTIAAIYDVELPRPRRLEDMGNPLFSSLTQTIREHFYARGHLD, encoded by the coding sequence ATGTCGCTGTCGTTGAGAGTGGTAAATGGAATGGATAAGCCAAAGACCAAGCGGCGGCTTATCGAGGTCAGAGGTCTCAAGAAGACTTACCGCACTCGCGACGGCGACGTACCCTCGTTGAAGCCTATTGACCTCGACATCCACGACGGTGAGTTCGTCGCCGTCGTGGGCCCGTCGGGCTGCGGCAAGTCAACTTTGCTCAAGCTTGTCGCGGGCCTCATCCCGCCGACTGCCGGCGAGATCCTGATCGAGGGCAAGGCGGTGACGGAACCGCCGGATGATGTCGGCATCGTGTTCCAGAGTCCGGTTCTGCTCGCCTGGCGCTCCGTGCTGCGCAACGTCATGATGCCGGTCGAGGTGCGCAAGCTCGACCGCGCTTCTCATCTCGAGCGGGCTCGCAAGCTCCTCAAGACCGCCGGCCTGGAGGGCTTCGAGAACAAATATCCCTGGCAGTTGTCCGGCGGCATGCAGCAGCGCACGTCCATCTGCCGCGCCCTGGTGCATGATCCGAAGATCGTGCTGATGGATGAGCCGTTCGGCGCCCTCGACGCGCTGACGCGCGAGCGGATGAACCTCGAGCTGCAGCGCATCCATCAGGAAACGCGCAAGACCATTCTGCTCATCACGCATTCCATTCCGGAAGCCGTCTTTCTCGCCGACCGGGTGGTGGTCATGTCGGAGCGACCCGGGACCATTGCCGCGATCTATGACGTGGAGCTGCCGCGCCCACGCCGCCTCGAGGACATGGGCAATCCCCTGTTCAGTTCGTTGACCCAGACGATTCGCGAGCATTTCTACGCGCGCGGACACCTCGACTGA
- a CDS encoding Hydroxymethylpyrimidine ABC transporter, substrate-binding component: MMLRRSVLKSILAGAAALAAPSFVLPAAAADKVTLMLNWYVYGEHAPFYYGKEKGIYAAEGIDLDIQEGRGSAVTIQAVAANTATFGYADVATMIRAAAKGAPVTSPGVLLQTSPMSAMGFSDKNMRKPEDLKGKTIATTPGDSMSQIWPLFLKSAGLKESEMKILSGDAQTKLNAVISGQADALLGYSMDQSMKIKDATGKDVFPIMFADYGIHLVSSGIIANRDFLKKNEDLTRRFMAATTKAILAAERDPDGAVEAILKALPKAGQRATLKEGFELTIPLYRTAETKNLPPFHVTDQNMIDSVNLLVEYGGLEASAKNDVKSFYSRDYLPKAAGG; the protein is encoded by the coding sequence ATGATGTTGAGAAGATCTGTTCTTAAATCGATACTTGCAGGCGCCGCTGCTTTGGCAGCGCCCTCTTTCGTCCTCCCCGCAGCGGCGGCCGACAAGGTCACGCTGATGCTCAACTGGTATGTCTATGGTGAGCACGCGCCGTTCTACTATGGCAAGGAAAAGGGCATTTATGCCGCCGAGGGCATCGACCTCGACATCCAGGAAGGGCGCGGCTCGGCCGTGACCATTCAGGCGGTCGCGGCCAACACGGCAACCTTCGGCTATGCCGACGTCGCCACGATGATCCGCGCCGCCGCCAAGGGCGCCCCCGTCACCTCGCCGGGTGTGCTGTTACAGACGAGCCCGATGTCGGCAATGGGCTTTTCAGACAAGAACATGCGCAAGCCCGAAGACCTGAAGGGCAAGACCATCGCGACCACGCCTGGCGATTCCATGTCGCAGATCTGGCCGCTCTTTCTCAAGAGCGCCGGCCTGAAGGAGAGCGAGATGAAGATCCTCTCCGGTGACGCGCAGACCAAGCTTAACGCCGTCATCAGCGGTCAGGCGGATGCCCTGCTCGGCTATTCGATGGACCAGAGCATGAAGATCAAGGACGCGACCGGCAAGGACGTCTTCCCGATCATGTTCGCGGACTATGGCATTCACCTCGTCTCGTCCGGCATCATCGCCAATCGCGACTTCCTCAAGAAAAACGAGGACCTGACGCGGCGCTTCATGGCCGCCACCACGAAGGCCATACTCGCGGCGGAAAGGGATCCGGACGGCGCGGTCGAGGCCATCCTCAAGGCCCTGCCGAAAGCCGGCCAGCGGGCGACGCTCAAGGAGGGGTTCGAGCTGACCATCCCGCTCTATCGCACGGCGGAAACGAAGAACCTGCCGCCTTTCCATGTCACCGACCAGAACATGATCGATTCCGTCAATCTGCTGGTCGAATACGGTGGTCTCGAGGCCTCTGCCAAGAACGACGTAAAGAGCTTCTACAGCCGCGATTACTTGCCGAAGGCCGCTGGCGGCTGA
- a CDS encoding Hydroxymethylpyrimidine ABC transporter, transmembrane component: protein MATTSVRTLARIVDSPWVRPLGLLVLLIVFWDVAVRLFNIPPYLIPAPIDVIKAFRTEGPMLLAESVPTTLATIGGFLLSAAIGIPLAMLIAGSRTVESYLYPLLVFSQSIPKVAIAPLFVVWFGFGMTPKVISAFLLGVFPVIVSGVQGFKSLDPDMRDLARSMKASWLQSFVMVKLPHAMPAIFAGLKVSVTLAVVGAVVGEFVGSNSGLGFVLQRSIGNFELPTMFAALVLLAAIGVILFWIVDLIERFAIPWHASQRQEFFATA, encoded by the coding sequence ATGGCGACCACGTCGGTCCGTACGCTTGCTCGCATCGTGGACTCGCCCTGGGTCAGGCCGCTCGGCCTGCTGGTCCTCTTGATCGTGTTCTGGGATGTGGCGGTCCGGTTATTCAATATTCCACCCTACCTCATCCCCGCACCGATCGACGTCATCAAGGCCTTCCGTACCGAGGGGCCGATGCTGCTGGCCGAGAGCGTGCCGACCACGCTCGCGACAATCGGCGGCTTCCTGTTGTCGGCGGCCATCGGCATTCCGCTTGCGATGCTCATCGCAGGCTCGCGTACGGTCGAATCCTATCTCTATCCGCTGCTGGTGTTTTCGCAGTCGATCCCGAAGGTCGCGATCGCGCCGCTTTTCGTGGTGTGGTTCGGCTTCGGCATGACGCCCAAGGTGATTTCCGCCTTTCTCCTCGGCGTCTTTCCCGTCATCGTCTCCGGCGTGCAGGGCTTCAAGTCGCTCGATCCGGACATGCGGGATCTCGCCCGCTCCATGAAGGCCTCATGGCTTCAGTCCTTCGTGATGGTGAAGCTGCCCCACGCCATGCCGGCCATCTTCGCCGGCCTCAAGGTGTCCGTGACGCTCGCCGTCGTCGGTGCGGTGGTGGGCGAGTTCGTCGGCTCCAATTCGGGCCTTGGCTTCGTGCTGCAGCGCTCGATCGGCAATTTTGAACTGCCCACGATGTTCGCCGCGCTTGTCCTGCTCGCGGCCATCGGCGTCATCCTGTTCTGGATCGTCGATCTGATCGAACGCTTTGCTATCCCCTGGCACGCCAGCCAGCGGCAGGAATTCTTTGCAACTGCTTGA